The following nucleotide sequence is from Euzebyales bacterium.
GGGCGATGAACGCGTGCGAGGGCGCCGTGCTGCTGGTCGACGCCGCGCAGGGCGTGCAGGCGCAGACGATCGCGAACCTGTACGTGGCGGTCGAGGCCGGCCTCGAGGTCATCCCGGTGCTCAACAAGATCGACCTTCCCGCGGCGCGCCCCGACCAGGTGGCCGAGGAGATCGCGGCGCTGATCGGTGGCGATCCGGCGGACATCCTGGCGGTGTCGGCCAAGACCGGTGACGGCGTGCCGGAGGTCCTCCAGGAGATCGTCGCGCGCGTCCCGCCGCCGGTCGGCAGCCCCGACGATCCCCTGCGGGCGCTGATCTTCGACTCGGTCTACGACAGCTACCGCGGTGTGGTCACCTACGTCCGCGTGGTCGACGGCCAGATCCGTCCCCGCATGGACGTGCGGCTGATGGCGACCGGGTTCGCCAACGAGGTCCACGAGCTCGCCGTCATCTCGCCGGAGCCCGTGCCGACCGATGTGCTGGGTCCCGGCGAGGTCGGCTATCTGACCGCTGCGATCAAGGAGGTCGACCTCGCCCGTGTGGGTGACACCATCACGACGGTCGAGGCGCCCGCGCCGGAGCCGCTGCCGGGTTACCGGGAGCCGACGCCGATGGTCTTCAGCGGGCTGTACCCCGTCGACTCGGGGGACTTCCCTGACCTGCGGGACGCCCTCGACAAGCTGCGGTTGAACGACGCGAGCTTCACGTTCGAGCCCGAGACGTCCGTCGCGCTGGGGTTCGGGTTCCGCTGCGGATTCCTGGGCCTGCTGCACATGGAGATCATCTCCGAGCGCCTGGACCGCGAGTTCGACATCCCGCTGGTGACGACGGCGCCGAACGTGCGCTACGAGGTCCACCTCGACGAACGGCTGTGGACCGAGGAGGAACCCGCGGTCATCGAGGTGTCCAACCCTGCCGAGCTGCCGGCGCCCAACCGCATCGCGGAGATCCGTGAGCCGGTCGTCGACGCGATGATCATCGTGCCGAGCGACTACATCGGCGCGGTCATGCAGCTGTGCGAGGGCCGCCGCGGCGACATGCGCAAGATGGAGTACCTGTCTCCGGAGCGGGTGGAGCTGCGCTACCGCCTGCCGCTGGCCGAGATCATCGTCGACTTCTTCGACCGGTTGAAGTCGCAGACCCGCGGCTACGGGTCGCTCGACTATGAGCCCGCCGGTCTGGCGACGGCCGACCTGGTCAAGGTCGACGTCCTGCTCAACGCCGCTCCGGTCGACGCGTTCTCGGCGATCGTCCACCGCGACAAGGCGTACGAGTACGGCAAGCGGATGGTCAACAAGCTGCGTGAGCTGATCCCACGACAGATGTTCGATGTCCCGATCCAGGCGGCGATCGGGTCGCGGATCATCGCCCGTGAGACCGTCAAGGCGCGGCGCAAGGATGTGCTGGCCAAGTGCTACGGCGGTGATGTCACGCGCAAGCGCAAGCTGCTGGAGAAGCAGAAGGAGGGCAAGCGGCGCATGAAGAACGTCGGCGCCGTGGAGATCCCGCAGGAGGCGTTCGTCGCCGCGCTGAGCGTCGGCGACGACGCCTGACGCCGTGACCGCACCCGCAGCGCCCGAGGCCCGCACCGGGGCCTCGACGCGCGCGGGCGCCGGCATCTACCTGCACGTCCCCTTCTGTCGGCGCCGCTGCCACTACTGCGACTTCAACACGTACGCCAACCGTGGCGCACTGATCGGTGACTATGTCGTCGCGCTGCACGCCGACATCGACGTGGTCGCCGGCGGCGGCCCACGCGCGCTCGCCCCGCCGGACGCCGAGGTCGAACCCGACTGGCCGACGTTCGACAGCCTGTTCGTCGGCGGTGGGACACCGACGCTGCTGCCCGCGTCGGATCTGGCCGGCGTCGTTCGCCATGTGCTCGAGCGGTTCGACCTTGCCGAGGGCGCCGAAGTGACCGTCGAGGCGAACCCCGAGACGGTCGACGTCGAGACGCTCGCGGCGCTCGTCGACGCCGGGGTCACGCGGATGTCGATCGGCGCGCAGTCGTTCGCGCCGCACGTGCTCGATGCGCTGGGCCGGTGGCACGAGCTTGACGCGCCGGTGCGCGCGGTGGAAGCGGCGCGCGCGGCCGGGATCGCGCAGATGAGCCTGGACCTGATCTATGGCACGCCGGGAGAGTCGCCCGCGGACTGGGAGCACAGCGTTCGCACGGCGCTGGACACAGGGATCGGCCACCTGTCGGCGTACGCGCTGACGGTCGAGCCCAGCACCCAGTACGCGCGCCGGGTCCGGCTGGGCACCGCGATGGCACCCGACGACGACGTCCAGGCCGAGCGCATGGATCAGGTCGACGCCTGGGCGGCCGAGGTGGGCCTCGCGCGCTACGAACTGTCGAATTGGGCGCGACCCGGTCTCGAATCGGTGCACAACCGCGTCTACTGGCGCGGTGGCGACTGGCTGGGCATCGGCGCGGGCGCACACGGCCACTGGCGGGGACGGCGTTGGTGGTGCGCCCGCAGCCCCGAGCGCTACATCCGGGCCGCGCGAAACGGGGCGTCGACCCTCACCGGGTCCGAGATCCCCGACGCCGACCAGCGCCGTGCGGAGCGCCTCATGATGGGCCTGCGCCTGACCGAGGGCGTCGCACGCGCCGCGGTCGCGCCGCTCGACGACCGCACGGTGTCCGACCTGGCCACGGCCGGTCTGCTCGCTGCCACCGATCACCACATAGCACTGACGCCGTCCGGGATGCGGCTCGCGTCGGCGGTGACCCTGAAGCTGCTGTAGCGGCCGACGGGCTCGACTGACGCCTCGCTGCCACCTGGACCTCCACTGGAGCGGTGCGGGGACATGCGCACCACGTGGTGTCCAGGAGGTCCGCCACTCTGTATCGTCGTCGTACCCTCGCACCCGGCGCCGTGATCGGTGGCGTGGTCATCTTCGCGACGCCGCTGTTGAGCACGGTGACGGTGGGCCTGGTGATCGGCTGGTACTGGGTCGTCGGCGGCGTCATCGGGATCGTCGGCGCCACCGTCGAGCGGGGTGACCGCTTCATCCGACTGCTGGTGGCGGTGCTCTCGCCCGTGGCGGGTGTACTGGTCATCGCGCAGCCCGGGCTGGCGCTCGTGACGCGTGGTTCGCCGGTGCATGGATGCTGGTCGTCGGCGTCGTGATGGCGGCGATGGCGCTCTTCCAGCGTGGGTCGGCTGCCGGCTAACGATCGTCCGGCGATGCCGCCGGCTGACGTGTGACGAGCATCGTCGCGTCGACCGGCTCGCCGCGCAGGTCGACGAGCCCGTCAGCGGGTGCGAGGTCCCAGTCGTCCCGCAGCCGATCTGCCGCCGAACGGTGGATGAGGATCTGGCCGTCGGTGGCGACGGCGTCGATCGCCAGCGCTGTGCGCGCCGGCTCGCCGAACACGCTGTAGGTGAAGGTGTTCGGGTGCACCAGACCGGCGACGACGTCACCGGCCGCCAACCCGGCGTGGTAGTCGACGTCGATGCCCGTCTCGTCGGTGAACGTGTCGAACGAGACCCCGACGTCGGTCACGAACGTCGCTGCGACGTCAGCGGCGACATCGGGCGCGCCGAGTCCAGCCGCGAACAGGTGGTGCTCCGACGCCGATCTGACACGTTCGATGTCGAGGCGCGTCGCCGTGTCCTCGAGGATCTGCGACAGTCGCGCGCTCGCCTGCAGCGCCTCCTCGGGCGCCAGGTCGTGGCGCTCGAGCGGCCCGTGCACGGTCAGCGCGATGACGGTGGCCGTGTCGGCGAGGTCGGTGGCAGCGACGTGACCGACACGGAGCTCGTCAACCAGCCGCGCAGGCAGGATCGACTGCAGCAGCTGTGTGATCTCGTGTTCCTCGGCCGTGCGCGCCGCGCGTTGCTCGGCCAGCTCCGCCGTCAGCGCGTTGAGCCGCCGGCCGACGTCGCCGATCTCATGCCGCCCGAGCTCGGGTGCGCGGGCGCTGAGATCGCCGCCTGCGACAGCCGTTGCCGTCTCGACGACGGGCGTCACGGGGCGGGTGATGCGGTCGGCGAGGAACAACCCGGCCACGGCCACCAGTGGCACCAGCATCAGGGCGGTCACCAGCAGGAGCCGATTGAAGTCGCCGAGTGGCTCGTTGGCCTCGGCTGTCAGCAGCTGCGACACAACGACCCAGTCGAGGTCGTTCGACGGGAGCAGCCCGGACACGGTCAGCGCCGGCCGGTCGAGGTAGTCGCCGGCCCGGCCGGAGAACGGCTCCCGGTCGAACGCCGCATCCACGCTCGCGGTCCGCACCGGCTGCTGCAGCACCGTCGTGCCGGCGGCGGCGATGGCGTCGCTGAGGTCAGGTGCGTACCCCGCGTCGTCGAGTGCCGCGAGGTATGCGTCGGGATCCTCCAGCCACAGACGCGCATCCGAACGCATGAGCCGGTCAGCGCCGACCACGTAGCTCTCGCCGGTCGCTCCCAGACCGGAGGCCCGCCACTGACCGTCGAACGTCGTCAGGGCGTTGAGCGCCGGGGCGGGAACCTCGGCCACGACCGCACCGATGATCTCGGTTCCATCGCTGACGGTCGCCGCCGCGAGCATGACAGGCTGGCCCGACGCCGGAAGGTATGGACGGAAGTCGACGAACACCGTCTCGCTCACGCCGACTTGTGACAGCCGCTGCTCCACCACGTCGCGTAGCCCGGGGTGCCGCAACGGCCCGACCAGGGCGTCGGTCCCCAGGTCGATGCGCTTGTCCGTCGAGTAGACGACGGTGCCCTGCGCATCGACCAGCAGGATGTCACCGAGGCCGAACCCATCGCGCAGCTCGACGAGCTGCCGGTGCGACGCGGCGTGGGCGCGTCCGTAGGCCGTGGTGTCACCCGGTGCCTCGGCCAGCTGATGGCGCTCATCCGCCGGGAACGGGTTCGCGGCCAGGTAGTGGTACTGCACGTGCCGGGTCGCCGGGTCGTCGGGCACCAGTACGTCGGGTGGTGACGTGATGGCGGTGGACGCGAGGCTGTCCACATAGACCCGCTCGAGCTCGTCGAGCTGGCGTGCCGACAGTGGACGGGCCTCCCTTTCCAACTCGCGGAAGCCGTCGCCCATCGTCGTCAGCGCCTCGACGGTCGCCCCGGCGCGTGCGAGCAGGCCGACGGCCTGACTGATGCGGTCGAGGCCGTTGACGAGTGCCCGCACCTGCCCGGCCTGGTGGTTCTCGAGCTGGCGTTCGACCGCGTCGCTGAGCAGCGAACGCGCCACGAGGAAGTTGTAGGCGCCGAGCACGAGCACGGACAGCAGCGACATGCCGACGAGGACCACCGCCAGCCGCCGCCGCAGGCTCGGTCGACGGTCGCTGCTCGGTTCGTCGACGACCCCCGTCGTTTCGGTCGTGTTCATCGTCAGTCGGCGCCCGACGTGGTGGGAACGTCCGGTTCGTCGGGCTGCTGTCCGTTCGTTGCCGCGGTTCGACGGGCCGGCATGGCAGCCGCGCGCTCGATGCGCCGCTGCTGGCTCGCCAGCAGCTGTTCGAGTGCCTCCGACAGCTCGGGGTTGCGGCTGATGACCTCGGCCGCCCGTCCGCTGTCGACCACGATGACCTCGCAGTCGGTGATCGCGTCGACGCGTGCCGTGCGGGTGCCCGCACCACGTCGACCGAGCAGACCGAACACGTCACCGGGACCGAACTGACCGATCTCGGCTGCGGCGCCCTCGGCGTCCACCGCGACCAGCCGGGCGCGGCCGTCCCACAGCACGACCAGGTCCGAGCGGTCCGGGTCGCCGGTCACGATCGTCTCGTCACGAGCGAAGCGGCCGGCGGTCGCCGCCGACTCGAGGTGCTCGATCGCCGGGTCGTCGAGCTGGTCGAGCAGTGGTGACGAGCGCAGACGGCGTTGGATGGTCGGGGCGTCGGGTCGCGCCGAGGCACTCGCCGCGACGCCGTCGTAGACGTACAGGTCGTAGGCAGGGCTGGGCAACGGCACGTCGTGGCGGTGTGAGTGGTACCAGACGAGCGCTCCGAACTCGCTGGACACGCGCGGCGCGATCCGGAAGTCGTCGATCCACAGGTCGACCTCGTAGCCCATGAGCGGGTCGTCGATCTGCACGACGCGGACGTTGGGCGCGGGATCTGTGAGCACGTCTGGCGTGGCACGCGCAGCGTCGAGCAGCATGTCGCGCGCACGGCTCGGCGGGTTGGCGTAGGCGACCTGGACCGGGACGACGACGCGGTGCAGGCGGCCCGGACGGTCGAAGTTGACGAGCATCGCGGCCGCCAGTTCGGCGTTGGGCACGATGATCAGGTCACCGTCCCGGCTCTCGATCCGCGTGCTGCGCCAGCTGAGGTCGACGACCCGTCCTTCGACCTCGCCGTGACGGATCCAGTCACCGGGTGCGAAGGGTGCGTCCGCCAGCATCAGCAACCCGGATGCCAGACCGCTGAGGGTGTCCTGCAGCGCGAAGGACACCACGAGGGTCCCGACCCCGAGCGCTGTCAGCGCCGCGGACAGGTCGACGCCCCACACCGTGTCGAGCAGCAGCCAGCCGATCACCAGGGTGATGGCCAGCCGTGGGAGGGCGAGCACGATCTGCGGCAGCTGTCCGCGTCTGTCCGTACCCCGTCGACGCTTGAGCCGCGCGATCACCAACCGTGTCGCCAGGAGCGCCGCCACGGCCAGCGACAGCAGCATGCCGGTCGCGACGACCCGGACCAGAGGGCCCGTGTCCGGCAGGCCGACGACGCTGCGGAGGATGAACCACAGGGCGGTCAACGGCAGCGTCCACCAGCGCAGGACGGACAGCACCGGACGGAACGCGGAGTCGCGCTGTCGTAGCCGTTCCTCCGCCTCGCCGGCGGCGATCACGGCGACGGGTAGCACGACCAGCAGTGCGATGACCATCGCGACGATCGGGTCCCGCAACACGGACGTCATGTCGCCGACTCCTCAACGGGTGCGGGCTCGTCCACACGCCAGGCGGTCCCGTCCGGCAGATGCCGGGCACTGACATCGACCGCCGACGGCAGCACCGCCCGGCTCCGGTCGGAGATCAGGATCTCGCCCGCCCGTGCTGCCTGCGACAGCGCGTGGGCGTTGGTTGCCGTGTCACCCCACAGGTCGTACACGAGCATTGCGCTGCCCGCCAGCCCCACGGTGACCGGCCCGGTGTCCACGCCGATCGACACTGACAGGTCGGGGACCTCCCGAGCGGCCACCGTCGC
It contains:
- the lepA gene encoding translation elongation factor 4, with amino-acid sequence MTPTDRIRNFAIIAHVDHGKSTLADRMLQLTGLVGDRTMRAQYLDRMELERERGITIKAQAVRMPYRALDGDEYVLNLIDTPGHVDFSYEVSRAMNACEGAVLLVDAAQGVQAQTIANLYVAVEAGLEVIPVLNKIDLPAARPDQVAEEIAALIGGDPADILAVSAKTGDGVPEVLQEIVARVPPPVGSPDDPLRALIFDSVYDSYRGVVTYVRVVDGQIRPRMDVRLMATGFANEVHELAVISPEPVPTDVLGPGEVGYLTAAIKEVDLARVGDTITTVEAPAPEPLPGYREPTPMVFSGLYPVDSGDFPDLRDALDKLRLNDASFTFEPETSVALGFGFRCGFLGLLHMEIISERLDREFDIPLVTTAPNVRYEVHLDERLWTEEEPAVIEVSNPAELPAPNRIAEIREPVVDAMIIVPSDYIGAVMQLCEGRRGDMRKMEYLSPERVELRYRLPLAEIIVDFFDRLKSQTRGYGSLDYEPAGLATADLVKVDVLLNAAPVDAFSAIVHRDKAYEYGKRMVNKLRELIPRQMFDVPIQAAIGSRIIARETVKARRKDVLAKCYGGDVTRKRKLLEKQKEGKRRMKNVGAVEIPQEAFVAALSVGDDA
- a CDS encoding HAMP domain-containing protein, translating into MNTTETTGVVDEPSSDRRPSLRRRLAVVLVGMSLLSVLVLGAYNFLVARSLLSDAVERQLENHQAGQVRALVNGLDRISQAVGLLARAGATVEALTTMGDGFRELEREARPLSARQLDELERVYVDSLASTAITSPPDVLVPDDPATRHVQYHYLAANPFPADERHQLAEAPGDTTAYGRAHAASHRQLVELRDGFGLGDILLVDAQGTVVYSTDKRIDLGTDALVGPLRHPGLRDVVEQRLSQVGVSETVFVDFRPYLPASGQPVMLAAATVSDGTEIIGAVVAEVPAPALNALTTFDGQWRASGLGATGESYVVGADRLMRSDARLWLEDPDAYLAALDDAGYAPDLSDAIAAAGTTVLQQPVRTASVDAAFDREPFSGRAGDYLDRPALTVSGLLPSNDLDWVVVSQLLTAEANEPLGDFNRLLLVTALMLVPLVAVAGLFLADRITRPVTPVVETATAVAGGDLSARAPELGRHEIGDVGRRLNALTAELAEQRAARTAEEHEITQLLQSILPARLVDELRVGHVAATDLADTATVIALTVHGPLERHDLAPEEALQASARLSQILEDTATRLDIERVRSASEHHLFAAGLGAPDVAADVAATFVTDVGVSFDTFTDETGIDVDYHAGLAAGDVVAGLVHPNTFTYSVFGEPARTALAIDAVATDGQILIHRSAADRLRDDWDLAPADGLVDLRGEPVDATMLVTRQPAASPDDR
- a CDS encoding DUF308 domain-containing protein; protein product: MIGGVVIFATPLLSTVTVGLVIGWYWVVGGVIGIVGATVERGDRFIRLLVAVLSPVAGVLVIAQPGLALVTRGSPVHGCWSSAS
- the hemW gene encoding radical SAM family heme chaperone HemW → MTAPAAPEARTGASTRAGAGIYLHVPFCRRRCHYCDFNTYANRGALIGDYVVALHADIDVVAGGGPRALAPPDAEVEPDWPTFDSLFVGGGTPTLLPASDLAGVVRHVLERFDLAEGAEVTVEANPETVDVETLAALVDAGVTRMSIGAQSFAPHVLDALGRWHELDAPVRAVEAARAAGIAQMSLDLIYGTPGESPADWEHSVRTALDTGIGHLSAYALTVEPSTQYARRVRLGTAMAPDDDVQAERMDQVDAWAAEVGLARYELSNWARPGLESVHNRVYWRGGDWLGIGAGAHGHWRGRRWWCARSPERYIRAARNGASTLTGSEIPDADQRRAERLMMGLRLTEGVARAAVAPLDDRTVSDLATAGLLAATDHHIALTPSGMRLASAVTLKLL
- a CDS encoding mechanosensitive ion channel domain-containing protein, which encodes MTSVLRDPIVAMVIALLVVLPVAVIAAGEAEERLRQRDSAFRPVLSVLRWWTLPLTALWFILRSVVGLPDTGPLVRVVATGMLLSLAVAALLATRLVIARLKRRRGTDRRGQLPQIVLALPRLAITLVIGWLLLDTVWGVDLSAALTALGVGTLVVSFALQDTLSGLASGLLMLADAPFAPGDWIRHGEVEGRVVDLSWRSTRIESRDGDLIIVPNAELAAAMLVNFDRPGRLHRVVVPVQVAYANPPSRARDMLLDAARATPDVLTDPAPNVRVVQIDDPLMGYEVDLWIDDFRIAPRVSSEFGALVWYHSHRHDVPLPSPAYDLYVYDGVAASASARPDAPTIQRRLRSSPLLDQLDDPAIEHLESAATAGRFARDETIVTGDPDRSDLVVLWDGRARLVAVDAEGAAAEIGQFGPGDVFGLLGRRGAGTRTARVDAITDCEVIVVDSGRAAEVISRNPELSEALEQLLASQQRRIERAAAMPARRTAATNGQQPDEPDVPTTSGAD